In Heptranchias perlo isolate sHepPer1 chromosome 33, sHepPer1.hap1, whole genome shotgun sequence, the sequence TCACCATTTTGGTGTAATAAATATCTTGTACTGAAATAGAAGTGGGAGAATCAGTTATTTGATGGATATATTACCTCGTTGGACCAGATTTTCAAATAATGGCATTGAACTGTTCACAATCAGCAGTGCAATAAATTTCACCATCTAACATGCAAAGCAGGACAGCCATTACTTGTCTACAGCGATGGAGACCATTGTTCCTCAAAACATGTACCTATTTTAGAAACAAGGCTACCCTGCTATAATAAATGAAGCTGCCAATGTGGGTGCTGAAAAATGCAACCGTTTTGTTAATTTGGATTGACATGTACTAAGAATCAAAATCTAATGGGCTCAGTGGCATGTTACAGTAATTGTTCGGATAAGGGTATTATGCAGCCTATTTCCAAAAAACTTATTCAGGATCTGTGTTTGCCTCTACAGTAAGTCTAAGACGGTTAACTTCTGGCCATGTGTGTGTGCTATAATTTAGACCCCAAGTAAAACATTTTACAAGCACTTATGGCAAGTGGAGGTAGCAGACACTTAAGAATGGCCTCTCGAGTAACCACCCACTATCTGATACATGTCGAGTAAGGTGCGGTGATCCATCCAGTAAGATTACCCCAGCTTCCAATTACCTCCCCAAGTTGGCCAAGAGGCGATTTCAACCTCTGTACAGGTTAAAAGGCAGCATAAGTGCCAACGCCAGGGAAATATCCTCACCCTGGACAAGCAATAACTAGCCAACGGGAGATGCACTCACATATCCTCACCTTTCCAATCATCCACAAGCAAGAACACAGACAAGTCCCTGGTAATAacagctttattttttttttacagttgaaTCGAAATATCTTCACTAGGAATCCATCCCAGAACCTGAAAATAGAGGAAAATTATTAGCCTGGTCACAGGTAACTAGTTTAATGTTTAGCAGAAATCCTTTGCATGTATAAACTTAAGACAATTTTAATCTCAAAATAATCAACCCAAATAATATGCCATTAACTGATACAAGTCTGACAATCTGCTCCATTCAAATCTAGGGTGAATTTCAGATGCCCAAAATTAAGATTTAAAATTACTGCTGCCAATAAcaagcctttttttttaaatttccccttTCCTGGaggctgggtacagttccacatgcaCCCACTGGTGCCTTGACAGCATGTCTAAGATATTCATCCACATCACAGActagcccaattctgtcctcatcaAATGTCGACATTCTTCCAGCAAGGGGTCAATCGACAGCAGTCCTCTTAACTgaccctccctaatccaggggcacCAAGGCAAATTGGAGTGCCCCTCCTGCcatcagctaacagcacagaccagggattgaatcagAGCACTTGCTGGTCTGTCTGCACTTTATTCTGAGATGGCAGGGTTGGTACTCAAAGGATAAAATCAAATGGTCTAAAAGGCCTTCATCCAAATGTATCATGCCTCACTATTCACTGCCTTAATCAGTTGAGCCATCAGAGAAGCTATCCAAGATCATTTTTGAGAGCTTTACCACAGTGGGCTGCGCCGCAGAGAAGGAGTCATAGATGCACTTGTTTAACCACACTGCCCAGGGCTCACAGCTCCAGGGCCCTGTACATTGAAATCATGTACATGGGGAATTTGTGACCTCTACTCCTACCATCGGGGATCTCAATGGAAGCACACAATTCCCCACAGGACGGTCACTAGCAGCTGGCTCAAAAGCAAATCAGACTGCCCACAAACTACAGTATGCTAGGGAGCAAAAGACTAATGgtaaagaacagaaaatgctggacttgTACATTCAGACCCCCATATTACCTGTTTATGCTTCATCCCCAGCAGCAGGTGCATCTCCTCCCTTGGTGTTTCGTGTATAGATAACCTGTGCTCTGTGTTTGCACACCAGCTTGATCATACCTGCAAAACAAAAATAGTTACACAGGAGAACCAAGCCCTGGGATACAATCCACCAAGTCAGAATTGCCACTAGCCACAAACAATGAAACGGCCTTTTTCAGGTGTATGTTAATCTTTAATCAATGCAGGCTAACGGGTTTAGGCCACTAGAAACTGATGCATATCCCATATCTACAAGACTGAACTCCTGATCACAGGCTGAACAATTTTCCACGGGAGTGGTATGTGCACAGGAAAGGGGGAAGAATGAAAGATGGGCAGAAGACACCCAAATCCACTTGTATCCCCCAAAGCAAAGCAGAGTCCCTAAAGAACAAGACCAGTTTGTCCTCTGCTGCAGTGTGCAGTACATGTGCCATGCTCTTACAGCAATTCTTGTTGTTTGAGTActgtatttgggggggggggggggggcggagaaaagGAGATTGGGGACAGGTGTCAATGTGAAGACGATTGTGGGCAACTAAACTGTATCCTATTAGACAAGTTCCAGTAATTCAATCAAATGCGCAGCCACGTGACATTTATTGGCAAGATATGAAATCCTTAAAAAGGACATACTTGCTGGTTCCGCTCATTGTATTAAAGCTGACGTTACAAATCAGGTTTTCCATATGAAATAACCAGACTGTCAGCTATAACCTATCCATCTAAACAATCCTGTAATTATAACTGCAACGCAAAGAGGTTTTAGAACATGGCCCATATTTGGCCATTGCCTTGCAATCTCTATCAAGAAGGACAAGTGTAAGGAGTCtcaaacaccaggttatagtccaacagctttatttgaaatcaagctttcctccttcgtcactcacctgacaaaggaggaaagctcagaaagcttgtgatttcaaataaagctgttggactataacctggtgttgtaagactccttacatttgtccaccccagtccatcaccggcatctccacatcaagaaggacaagagcagcaatttaAAGGGAACACCAtgacctccaagttacacacaaaCCTGACTTGGGATATATATCactcctggaaatccctacctaatGCCATTGTggcagcaccatcaccacaaggacagcAGTGGTTAGAGGCCAAtcaccaccttcacagggcaataaatggaaccccaccaatggtgctcacattccaagaacaaatttaaataaattaaaactaaACTTTTGACAGTGCAAGAGTAAGAAATatagactggggtggggggggggggcggtgtacaGAGCTAGAGGGAAAAGAGCGGCTGAGGAAAGTACAATCATAGCTTGAGGAAAAGGAAtttaagaacataataggagtaggccatacggcccctcaagcctgttccgctatttaataagatcatggctgatcttcgacctcaactccactttcccgccaaacCCCTtacgagtccaaaaatttattgatctcagtcttgaatatactcaatgactcagcatccacagccctctggagtagagaattccaaagattcacaaccctcagtgaagaaattcctcctctcagtcctaaatggccgaccccttatcctgagactatgccccctagttccagactctccagccaggggaaacagtgtctcagcatctaccctgtcaagccctcttaggatcgtaaacgtttcaatgagatcacctctcattcttcagagcatataagcccattctactcaatcttcccTCAATCCATGCTATATATTTAGCAAAACTGTTCCAGTGTTAATGTGTTTACAAGAGCAGTTACACAAATGGTCACTATTCACAATCAACCTCATAGCAAGTTACTAACAGTGAACACATCTATACAGTGAACAGCTGAGTGGTTTCTTCTTGTGGCCCCTACCACCTCCTGCTACATCACACAAGCCACTGACACACTGGAAAAACTAGCAAAAAAAATCATACCAAAATGCGTTATTACCTTTTGAAAGCAGTTCCTGGAGGGCAGCCCTCGCCAGAGAACCTCTGATCTTTAATCTTTCAGAGACGACTGCAGGTGTGATGAGTTTGTAGTTGGGTACCTCTTTCAACAGTTTATCGTATGTGGCTTTGTCAAACAGGATCAAGTTGTTCAGCTTGTCTCTTACTTTTCCCTTTGACCACTTCTACTCAGGATTGTACAAAACAAGGATTGTGGTCAATAGGCTGCAACACATCCTTAGCTTTTAGTAAAACTTTTACATACCAGCTCACTCAATTGAAAATACCAACAGAAAAGCCAATGGTAATACAGGTCCCCACCACATAACAGGTGCAAGCGTGCTAAAAGCAATATACATGCTAAACCCATCTGAATGGACCAAGACATTGTAACAGAGGTTAACCTGACCTCTCAGTAAATGTTATCAGCTGATTGGAGATTTGGGGCAGCATCAGTTGTTAAAAGTGCAAACTGATGGAGACATCAGGCAGCATGAGTCCAGTCACAACTGAGCCattagtttcccccccccccatccctgacCTCTCTGCAGTTCAGAAAATTATAAATacactattttaatattaaacatGGAAGTACTCATCTAGATTTTTCTTCCCATTTAAACAATTAGGAACCAGCCAAGATCTTCACTTATGAGGCTAGTTGTGAGATAGAGGTCTTTTACCGAAGCAAGGCGAATTCAAATCAAGGTTTCGGTGACACTCAGGCATTTACACCTAGATGGTCCATGGTTCAATCCTTGACCTGTGCAGAATTACTGATCGCTAGTTGGAAAGGGGGAAAAAGAAAGAAGAGGACAGCCATGGCTCCCATTCGTTAATGCTTTACAATGACCTAGGTTGGAAAGTGCACAGTAGAATTTGTGGGCAGAGGGCCAGGCGCAGCTGTGATGGGCCCTATGTTTTAAACAGCATGATAATCTAAGTAACAAGAATGGATGGGATTGGTCAAAGAATAACCCATACCCCAATCCCATTTATCATCTTCAGTAAGGAAAGGGTGAAGGGACACATTTGGAAAAAAAGGGTGACATTTTGGTCTCCCGTCAACAAGATTCTTCATAAAATGTCAGAGAAACAGAGGTTAGCCAGCACTAGTAACAATGTGAAAATCTCTTCAACTAAGATGGTAAGGAGACAATCTGCCATTGTAAAGTACTGAGCTATGCAAGAACAAGCCCCATGGGCTCACCTACACATTCTCCTCCTGGTCATAAAAGAACACTGAAAATGATCCAGGATTGACTGGTCTACCTGTTCAATATTTTCTTCTACACAACTGTCCTGCTTGTATTATACTAAGTGTTTGGCAATGCACTGTATTTGAGAGTAAAACAGTTGTTCCACCAAAGCATTTTCAAATTTGGATTTTCTAAAAGTAGGCAGGAATGTACCTTTATACAATCCTAGAGTTATACATTTCAAGAAAGCAGAAGGCAATGAGGCACACCAATCCCCATACCTGACCCAGATGCAGAGTTGCACAAAATGTCAACTGAAGATAAACACTAGCAAATCTGCTACTTTCCAGCTGTTGCACAGTTATCAATTCAAAATTATAAATTGATCAATCCCATCATTCCTTATCAAACTCACACTAATGCTTCCGATGTGTTTTAATTCAATTTAGCTGATATTTTCCTATACTTAGTAGTATACAATAATTAGAAAATAAACACAAAACACAAGtactaaaacaaaaacagaaaatgctactcaggtcaggcagcatctacagACAAATCAGATAAGTTAATACTTCAGGTACCATCCCTTTGCTCAGCAGGGTCCACACCCAAAATATtaatttccctttctctgttctctctagAGATGCTGTCCGACCCAAGTGTTTTTTTTGTTATAGATTTCCATCAGTTTCAGTCCTTTTGTTTTAATAGTTTTGCTCATAGTGTGAAGGGGTGGCTATTAAGGGCATACCTTCTTCTTGGCTTTGCCTCCAGTCTTGTTTACTGGATCTTTATCCTTTTTGCCCCCTTTGCCCCCATCTTTCTTCTTCTTGTCATCTTTAGGAGGCtaggagcaaaaaaaaaattcattaagATTTCTAATGATATGCATTTTGGTGCATTGGAAACTCTCAAAATTACAATGCCTAAATCCCCGACAAAACATGAAGCAACTATCTCCTAACCAGTCAGTAAGTCGGGCCGGGAGAAGCAGGTGGGACCCGTTTCGTACAAATGgccgggggggaagggaggggggaggccgctAGAAGCGTGGAGCcgggcccccccaccccacccccggtgCGGCCTATCCCCTTCGCTCTCTTTCCAGCCGAGAAACCCGGGCCCTGTTTTCTTCCACCAGCAGCGCTTCCCAGCATCTAcccgattggggggggggggggggcctgtcTTAACCCCGCCGGCTTGGCCTATATAATCCGCTCGCCGCTCAGAGGCCTCGACCCGTGACCGCTCCGTCCCCCGGCCCGGGGGGCTCCCCCACACAGCTACAGCTCCGCGGAGGTCCCACCGGCCTCTTGTTACAACCCCCACCCTCCCGGCGCAGAGACCCTCGATCGCCGCTGGCCCCGGCGCCCTGGCCGGCCGGGACTCCGCGCTCTCACCATGTTGCCGCTTCAAAATGTCGGAGCGAAAGGAAGAGCCCGTGCGCGGACAGCCCAGGAAACCCCGGCACGGCTACTGCTTCCGGTCCGGGAACGGACATGGCGTCACGTCGCTTCCGGCTTCTACCCACTCCACCTGGGCTCAGTGGATTCTGACCCTTGAGTCTCCCTGAGTGCATCCAACTGgccgcacggatgtcctcgtggcgtgccggggacgcggccatcgccatccaggcgttgaaatcggcgctcggccctgactccactcgggatgtggaggcggctcaggcgtgcggagccatcccgtccaacctgacccccgttcggacggagttcctcctcggcgccaaaccccggaacctccctcggggggccgcgcctcacaacttgagtcgtctctcggaaattccctccgtgccgtttcacaccgcgcggagggatttcctgtacgggctgctcctgcacaccatccacttcctcgccctcgtctctcggccggacacgccctggcgtgccagcctgccgtccggcggagacgggggtccccattgggaggctctctatacaggggtcctcccgtgttactttggggatctggggtggagggtggcgcacggagcagtcgcgtgcaaccggcggttacgccatttcacggacacccaggccgcttgtgatttctgcggcctggaggagtccgtgttccatctgtacactgggtgtgcgagactgcagcccctgttccattatttgaaggggctgctcctcaagttctggctgcacttcagtcccacgctcctgatctttggccgcccggtgaggaggggggcgggcaggtcggtggacgttctcgtgggcctgctcctgggcctgtccaaggtggccatccacaggtctaggatgatcgtggtccgtgggggcggtcgctcggcctgtctgcctctcttccgcggaatgctccgcgcccgggtggccctggagatggagcacgcggtgtctgccggtacgctcgaggctttccgcggccggtgggcaccgcaggggctggagtgcatcctggacgaggataataaaattttaatttgaacacttggttttggtttatttggtttttagtatttaagcacaccccacacccccccttcttataaaaggggggccgaatacacaaaaacaaaaaaacaaaacaaaaaaaaaaaagt encodes:
- the rps25 gene encoding small ribosomal subunit protein eS25 codes for the protein MPPKDDKKKKDGGKGGKKDKDPVNKTGGKAKKKKWSKGKVRDKLNNLILFDKATYDKLLKEVPNYKLITPAVVSERLKIRGSLARAALQELLSKGMIKLVCKHRAQVIYTRNTKGGDAPAAGDEA